Proteins from a genomic interval of Diospyros lotus cultivar Yz01 chromosome 6, ASM1463336v1, whole genome shotgun sequence:
- the LOC127804482 gene encoding LOB domain-containing protein 18-like — protein MPRRNMPWGNIPRPRSRYGACVVLNRECNSQCIFAPYFRCEDAIAHFVAIHDVFTVKNVVNFLAPLPVSDQFWAFDTLLFETQAQLQDPVYGCVSHILSLQQQVSELQAYRAYLQDSLFAYYSLYPQPIPQPDQNPSWNFDLPIIPEDVPHLSFSEATLPPYPGEASSSQMPPPNDIDELGPVVFGNHCPH, from the coding sequence ATGCCGAGGCGTAACATGCCATGGGGTAACATACCAAGGCCCCGGTCTCGATATGGTGCTTGCGTAGTCTTAAATAGAGAATGCAATTCACAGTGCATCTTTGCTCCTTACTTCCGTTGTGAGGATGCTATTGCTCACTTTGTTGCCATCCACGATGTTTTTACTGTCAAGAATGTTGTCAACTTCCTAGCTCCGCTTCCGGTCAGCGACCAATTTTGGGCTTTTGATACACTCTTATTTGAAACTCAAGCCCAGCTTCAAGATCCCGTCTATGGCtgtgtatctcacattcttTCCCTTCAGCAGCAGGTTAGTGAGttgcaagcttatcgagcttatttgcaagattcacTATTCGCATATTATTCTTTGTATCCCCAACCTATTCCTCAACCTGATCAAAACCCAAGCTGGAATTTTGATCTTCCTATCATCCCAGAGGATGTCCCTCATCTTAGTTTCTCAGAGGCTACTCTTCCACCTTACCCTGGTGAAGCTAGCAGTAGCCAAATGCCACCCCCAAATGACATCGATGAGCTGGGACCTGTCGTGTTTGGCAACCATTGTCCTCATTGA